A single region of the Grus americana isolate bGruAme1 chromosome 3, bGruAme1.mat, whole genome shotgun sequence genome encodes:
- the AKIRIN2 gene encoding akirin-2 isoform X2, whose amino-acid sequence MACGATLKRTLDFDPLLSPASPKRRRCAPLSAPASAAASSSFAAASPQKYLRMEPSPFGEVSSRLTTEQILYNIKQEYKRMQKRRHLENSFQQTDPCCSTDAQPHAFLLTGPALPASSPLKKEQPLFTLRQVGMICERLLKEREEKIREEYEEILTTKLAEQYDAFVKFTHDQIMRRYGEQPASYVS is encoded by the exons ATGGCTTGCGGCGCCACTTTGAAAAGGACTCTGGATTTCGACCCGCTGCTGAGCCCGGCGTCCCCGAAGCGGAGGCGATGTGCGCCATTGTCAGCCCCGGCCtcggccgccgcctcctcctccttcgccgccgcctccccgcagAAATACCTGCGCATGGAGCCCTCGCCCTTCGGAGAGGTGTCGTCCCGGCTCACCACAG aacaAATTCTGTACAACATAAAACAGGAGTACAAACGTATGCAGAAGAGGAGACACTTAGAAAATAGCTTCCAGCAGACAGATCCTTGTTGTTCTACTGATGCACAGCCACATGCATTTCTCCTTACTGGACCAGCTTTGCCAG CATCATCACCATTGAAAAAAGAACAGCCCCTGTTTACTCTCAGACAAGTTGGAATGATCTGTGAACGTTTGCTGAAAGAACGTGAAGAGAAAATCCGTGAAGAGTATGAAGAAATTTTGACCACAAAACTTGCAG AACAATACGACGCATTTGTGAAGTTCACGCATGATCAAATCATGCGACGATATGGAGAACAGCCTGCCAGTT atgTTTCATGA
- the AKIRIN2 gene encoding akirin-2 isoform X1 — protein MACGATLKRTLDFDPLLSPASPKRRRCAPLSAPASAAASSSFAAASPQKYLRMEPSPFGEVSSRLTTEQILYNIKQEYKRMQKRRHLENSFQQTDPCCSTDAQPHAFLLTGPALPGTSSAASSPLKKEQPLFTLRQVGMICERLLKEREEKIREEYEEILTTKLAEQYDAFVKFTHDQIMRRYGEQPASYVS, from the exons ATGGCTTGCGGCGCCACTTTGAAAAGGACTCTGGATTTCGACCCGCTGCTGAGCCCGGCGTCCCCGAAGCGGAGGCGATGTGCGCCATTGTCAGCCCCGGCCtcggccgccgcctcctcctccttcgccgccgcctccccgcagAAATACCTGCGCATGGAGCCCTCGCCCTTCGGAGAGGTGTCGTCCCGGCTCACCACAG aacaAATTCTGTACAACATAAAACAGGAGTACAAACGTATGCAGAAGAGGAGACACTTAGAAAATAGCTTCCAGCAGACAGATCCTTGTTGTTCTACTGATGCACAGCCACATGCATTTCTCCTTACTGGACCAGCTTTGCCAG GTACTTCATCTGCAGCATCATCACCATTGAAAAAAGAACAGCCCCTGTTTACTCTCAGACAAGTTGGAATGATCTGTGAACGTTTGCTGAAAGAACGTGAAGAGAAAATCCGTGAAGAGTATGAAGAAATTTTGACCACAAAACTTGCAG AACAATACGACGCATTTGTGAAGTTCACGCATGATCAAATCATGCGACGATATGGAGAACAGCCTGCCAGTT atgTTTCATGA